In a genomic window of Microbacterium amylolyticum:
- a CDS encoding TetR family transcriptional regulator, translating into MRGAGHDLESIIDQAIALLDDIGLPDLSMRRLAGALGVAPSALYWHVANKQTLLAALADRIVAEAAPADGVDTTALALRDAILAHRDAAEVVTSSAALGLSSGAIRERFHAAYTRAGSSDPARAAAVAEQFLLGHTSLVQQRIQAATIGAYDANPRDVDTSTRAEFADGIAALSML; encoded by the coding sequence ATGCGCGGAGCCGGACATGACCTCGAGAGCATCATCGATCAGGCGATCGCCCTTCTCGATGACATCGGCCTTCCCGACCTCTCGATGCGCCGCCTCGCGGGAGCGCTCGGCGTCGCCCCCAGCGCCCTGTACTGGCACGTCGCGAATAAACAAACCCTGCTTGCCGCCCTTGCCGACCGAATCGTTGCGGAGGCCGCGCCAGCCGACGGCGTCGACACCACCGCGCTCGCGCTACGTGACGCGATTCTCGCCCACCGCGACGCGGCAGAAGTCGTCACGAGTTCCGCCGCGCTGGGGCTGAGCTCCGGCGCGATTCGCGAGCGATTTCACGCGGCGTATACACGTGCAGGATCCTCCGACCCGGCGCGCGCCGCAGCCGTGGCCGAGCAATTCCTCCTCGGGCACACCTCGCTCGTCCAGCAGCGCATCCAGGCCGCGACAATCGGCGCCTACGACGCGAATCCTCGCGACGTAGACACGAGCACACGTGCCGAGTTTGCCGACGGGATCGCGGCGCTCAGCATGCTATGA
- a CDS encoding GntR family transcriptional regulator has protein sequence MQTFAFRTIADALREEILSGAYAVGDSLPPERVLAERFGASLGTVRVALKELVAEGIVDGSRGRPKTVVRVPRQRSSFDEFHSFAQWARGKGREPGGRVVESVWQIADETDERLLQAPRGTRVLNVVRVRMLDGDVVMLERTRYAEWVGELVQAIPAEASSVTMVLAEHGVRFTHAEHRFGAEGAKARDAQLLGVARGSALLTHRRVSRDPNGRILEWSIDRYIAGKIVVSVGNSWNQNPLTWTVPDAS, from the coding sequence GTGCAGACATTTGCCTTTCGGACGATCGCCGACGCACTGCGCGAGGAGATCCTGTCTGGTGCGTACGCCGTTGGTGACTCCTTGCCGCCCGAGCGGGTATTGGCCGAGCGGTTCGGCGCATCCCTCGGCACAGTTCGTGTGGCACTCAAGGAGCTCGTAGCCGAAGGGATCGTTGACGGAAGCAGGGGGCGTCCGAAAACAGTTGTGCGCGTGCCGCGACAGCGTTCCTCGTTCGATGAATTCCACAGCTTCGCGCAGTGGGCGCGTGGCAAGGGACGCGAGCCTGGTGGTCGCGTTGTTGAGAGCGTTTGGCAAATCGCCGACGAGACGGACGAGCGCCTTCTGCAGGCCCCGCGCGGCACACGCGTCCTCAACGTCGTTCGTGTGCGCATGCTCGACGGCGATGTCGTCATGTTGGAGCGCACCCGGTACGCCGAATGGGTGGGTGAGCTCGTCCAGGCGATTCCCGCTGAGGCGTCATCGGTGACGATGGTTCTCGCGGAGCATGGAGTGCGGTTCACGCATGCCGAGCACCGCTTCGGCGCAGAAGGAGCGAAAGCTCGCGATGCGCAGCTCTTGGGAGTGGCGCGTGGCTCGGCCCTTCTGACACATCGTCGTGTCTCCCGTGATCCCAACGGGCGAATCCTCGAGTGGTCCATCGACCGCTACATCGCGGGCAAGATCGTCGTGTCTGTGGGGAACTCGTGGAATCAGAACCCTCTCACATGGACGGTTCCCGACGCCTCATAG
- a CDS encoding ABC transporter substrate-binding protein, whose product MSTRALTATGVVAAAAIALTGCTTSAAESESSALWRSATTVSEGGGFDQLVEDAQAEGTFNVMGLYEDWANYGGLLDAFSEKYGITINNDTSTGSSQDLVNAVVNRQGQDTSLDYLDTGMSYAVQADLDGLLAEYAPETIADIDPSYIGENGTWLHQYGGTIAIACDTGRVETCPTSFADLLDPQYRGQVALPNTPENSESAFMIVHAAALAHGGSLDDITPGIEFFRELNEVGNFIPVQGNAGTLETGETPILLEWTYTLQPVADRLADEVGMEIDVIIPDDGVVSSFYAASLNADAPHPATARLFFEFLFSDEGQNLLLQGGVSPVRLDAMIAAGTVDEDALAALPSAELGQSPTLEQRQANQDVIDEQWSAAIR is encoded by the coding sequence ATGAGCACACGCGCCCTCACCGCAACCGGCGTGGTTGCCGCGGCGGCTATCGCGCTGACAGGCTGCACAACCTCGGCGGCCGAGTCCGAGTCCTCCGCACTGTGGCGGAGCGCAACAACCGTCTCCGAGGGCGGTGGTTTCGATCAGCTTGTCGAAGACGCGCAGGCCGAAGGAACCTTTAACGTCATGGGCCTCTACGAGGACTGGGCCAACTACGGCGGGCTGCTCGATGCCTTCTCCGAGAAGTACGGCATCACCATCAACAACGACACCTCGACGGGGTCGAGCCAGGATCTCGTCAACGCCGTTGTCAACCGGCAGGGCCAGGACACCTCACTCGACTACCTCGACACCGGTATGAGCTACGCAGTTCAAGCCGATCTCGATGGTCTCCTCGCCGAATACGCGCCGGAGACGATTGCCGACATCGACCCCTCGTACATCGGCGAAAACGGCACCTGGCTGCACCAGTACGGCGGAACCATCGCGATCGCCTGTGACACGGGCCGCGTCGAGACCTGTCCGACCAGCTTCGCCGACCTGCTGGACCCCCAGTACCGCGGCCAGGTCGCGCTCCCGAACACCCCGGAGAACTCCGAATCTGCGTTCATGATCGTGCACGCAGCCGCGCTCGCACACGGCGGCAGCCTCGACGACATCACGCCCGGCATCGAGTTCTTCCGGGAGCTCAACGAAGTCGGGAACTTCATCCCCGTTCAAGGCAACGCCGGAACGCTCGAAACCGGAGAGACGCCAATTCTTCTCGAGTGGACATACACGCTGCAGCCCGTGGCTGACCGGCTTGCCGACGAGGTCGGCATGGAGATCGACGTCATCATCCCGGACGACGGCGTCGTCTCGTCGTTCTACGCCGCATCACTGAACGCCGACGCACCGCACCCCGCGACCGCAAGGCTCTTCTTCGAGTTCCTCTTCTCCGACGAGGGGCAGAACCTGCTTCTCCAGGGCGGTGTCTCCCCTGTTCGCCTCGACGCCATGATTGCGGCAGGAACCGTGGACGAAGATGCCCTCGCGGCCCTTCCGAGCGCGGAACTCGGACAGTCGCCCACGCTCGAACAGCGTCAGGCAAATCAGGATGTCATCGACGAGCAGTGGTCCGCGGCCATCCGGTGA
- a CDS encoding ABC transporter permease: MALLLACFFLLPLLGMAIVAFSVSDGQGGKTLGLENFASLADRGQAIANSVRVSLVGSAVGAGIGAITAFCIAQIRHRRLDDVVAVLSSVLANDGGAPLAFSFIVTIGNTGFLFAALGLDSVGFSLYSWQGLVVMYQYFLIPTMIMVTLPTFVGLRREWHEANKSLGGSAWTFWRRVGIPVAAPALLGGWILLFGSAYATHASAAVLIGTGGFPLVTLTIADELRSGTRAGGEEAAMALGLTMVAIAVVVLFLFNRLQRMSARWLA, translated from the coding sequence ATGGCACTTCTCCTGGCCTGCTTCTTCCTTCTTCCGCTCCTTGGCATGGCCATCGTCGCGTTCTCGGTCAGCGATGGACAGGGCGGAAAGACTCTTGGCCTCGAGAACTTCGCCAGCCTCGCCGACCGCGGCCAGGCAATCGCGAACTCGGTGCGCGTGTCACTCGTCGGGTCCGCCGTTGGGGCCGGCATCGGAGCGATCACAGCGTTTTGTATCGCACAGATCCGGCACCGCCGCCTCGACGACGTCGTTGCCGTTCTCTCGTCCGTACTCGCCAATGACGGTGGCGCTCCCCTGGCGTTCTCATTCATTGTGACCATCGGCAACACGGGTTTTCTCTTCGCTGCGCTCGGACTCGACTCGGTCGGGTTCTCTCTGTATAGCTGGCAGGGCCTTGTGGTCATGTACCAGTACTTCCTCATCCCGACCATGATCATGGTGACGCTTCCGACCTTCGTCGGTCTCCGCCGCGAGTGGCACGAAGCCAACAAGAGCCTCGGTGGCTCGGCGTGGACGTTCTGGCGCCGTGTCGGGATTCCTGTTGCGGCCCCGGCCCTTCTCGGCGGGTGGATTCTGTTGTTCGGCTCCGCCTACGCAACGCATGCTTCCGCCGCCGTTCTCATCGGAACCGGCGGTTTCCCCCTCGTGACGCTGACGATCGCTGACGAACTCCGATCCGGCACGCGCGCAGGAGGCGAAGAAGCCGCCATGGCACTCGGCCTCACGATGGTCGCGATCGCTGTCGTCGTTCTGTTCCTTTTCAATCGACTGCAGAGGATGTCCGCACGATGGCTCGCCTGA